A window of Brevibacterium ihuae contains these coding sequences:
- a CDS encoding nuclear transport factor 2 family protein has protein sequence MTAAAPATITAWHDLVRSPEPEKLRALLAPEVTFRSPAVHTPQEGPEITFAYLWAATQVLRPTLEYVHEWYDESSAVLQFSAQVDGFDVSGVDIIEWDGDGRITDFTVMVRPLKGLQAVIAAMGAELQKGVAGQEG, from the coding sequence ATGACCGCCGCAGCACCCGCAACGATCACCGCCTGGCACGATCTCGTCCGCTCGCCCGAACCGGAGAAGCTGCGCGCGCTCCTCGCTCCCGAGGTGACCTTCCGGTCCCCCGCCGTGCACACCCCGCAGGAGGGCCCGGAGATCACCTTCGCCTATCTCTGGGCTGCCACGCAGGTGCTCCGACCCACCCTCGAGTACGTCCACGAGTGGTACGACGAGTCCTCGGCGGTCCTCCAGTTCTCCGCGCAGGTCGACGGCTTCGACGTCAGCGGGGTGGACATCATCGAATGGGACGGCGACGGTCGGATCACCGACTTCACCGTCATGGTCCGCCCGCTCAAGGGACTCCAGGCCGTGATCGCGGCGATGGGCGCCGAGCTGCAGAAGGGCGTTGCAGGGCAGGAGGGGTGA
- a CDS encoding AMP-binding protein → MLLGHVIENTALRHPERDAIVFGDSRTTFGELADRVGRLAAGLRALAPPGSRIAVLSQNRPEVIELQHAIPMAGMGCVFVNHRLSPREIAYILQNSGAAAIAVSSNFEETIAGIRGELPDLELVIAFDAPVGPDEATGGTAGRVPYADLLASDPHDYREVDVSPHDLAWLVYTSGTTGRPKGAMLSHANILAAVANSLSGAPSEPFGRYINPFPLCHIAAYAVPTQFANKSTVVLHRAFEAEDYLHTVQEKEITGSSIAPAMLGLILNRPELEDYDVSSLSYIAYGASSISPALLRRSMQRFSNARFVQAFGQTELAGNVAWLSHEMHLRGLDEPEILSAAGVAAPFAGIRICDPLGESVANGEVGEILVRADQAMLGYWQNEEATRDAFVGEWLRTGDLGRMSDEGLLYVVDRKKDMILTGGLNVYSREVEDVLAEHPEIADVAVIGVPEEIWGESVCAVVVRTPGSSLSAPDVIAYVKGNLASFKKPKYVEFVDELPRNPTGKVLKRSLRDAYENVSGTRGEEKA, encoded by the coding sequence ATGCTCCTGGGACACGTCATCGAGAACACCGCGCTCCGCCACCCCGAGCGCGATGCGATCGTCTTCGGCGACTCGCGCACGACCTTCGGTGAGCTCGCCGACCGCGTCGGTCGGCTCGCCGCAGGACTGCGCGCGCTCGCGCCACCGGGCTCGCGCATCGCCGTGCTGTCGCAGAACCGCCCCGAGGTCATCGAGCTCCAGCATGCGATCCCGATGGCCGGAATGGGCTGCGTGTTCGTCAACCACCGGCTCAGTCCGAGGGAGATTGCCTATATCCTCCAGAACTCCGGAGCTGCGGCGATCGCAGTGTCCAGCAACTTCGAGGAGACGATCGCGGGGATCCGCGGTGAGCTCCCGGATCTGGAGTTGGTGATCGCGTTCGACGCCCCGGTCGGTCCCGATGAGGCCACGGGCGGAACGGCCGGGCGAGTTCCCTACGCCGATCTGCTCGCCTCGGACCCGCACGACTACCGTGAGGTGGATGTCAGCCCCCACGATCTCGCGTGGCTCGTCTACACCTCGGGAACGACCGGCCGGCCGAAGGGTGCGATGCTCAGCCACGCGAACATCCTCGCCGCGGTTGCGAACTCGCTCAGCGGTGCGCCCTCCGAACCGTTCGGGCGCTACATCAATCCGTTCCCCCTCTGCCACATCGCCGCCTACGCCGTGCCCACGCAGTTCGCGAACAAGTCGACCGTGGTGCTGCACCGGGCGTTCGAGGCCGAGGACTACCTGCATACGGTGCAGGAGAAGGAGATCACCGGCTCGTCGATCGCGCCGGCCATGCTCGGGCTCATCCTCAATCGACCCGAGCTCGAGGACTACGACGTCAGCAGTCTGAGCTACATCGCCTACGGTGCTTCGAGCATCTCCCCGGCCCTGCTCCGGCGTTCGATGCAGCGATTCTCGAACGCCCGGTTCGTCCAGGCCTTCGGGCAGACGGAGCTCGCGGGCAACGTCGCGTGGCTGAGTCACGAGATGCACCTCCGGGGTCTCGACGAACCGGAGATCCTGTCCGCCGCCGGAGTGGCGGCGCCGTTCGCCGGCATCAGGATCTGCGATCCGTTGGGAGAGTCGGTGGCCAACGGCGAGGTCGGGGAGATCCTCGTCCGGGCCGACCAGGCGATGCTCGGGTACTGGCAGAACGAGGAGGCCACACGCGATGCTTTCGTGGGCGAATGGCTGCGGACCGGTGACCTGGGCCGGATGAGCGATGAGGGTCTGCTCTACGTCGTCGATCGCAAGAAGGACATGATCCTCACCGGTGGACTCAACGTCTACAGCCGGGAGGTCGAGGACGTGCTCGCCGAGCACCCGGAGATCGCCGACGTGGCCGTGATCGGGGTGCCCGAGGAGATCTGGGGCGAGTCCGTGTGCGCCGTCGTGGTGCGCACCCCCGGCAGCTCACTGTCCGCGCCCGATGTCATCGCCTACGTCAAGGGCAATCTGGCGTCGTTCAAGAAGCCCAAGTACGTGGAGTTCGTCGACGAGCTCCCGCGCAATCCCACCGGCAAGGTGCTCAAGCGCTCGCTGCGCGACGCCTACGAGAACGTCAGCGGCACCCGTGGAGAGGAGAAGGCATGA
- a CDS encoding enoyl-CoA hydratase/isomerase family protein, whose amino-acid sequence MYTDIVYEESDHIGVVTINRPEKHNALRFTTYDEIEEVVSTTRARALIITGEGRSFCSGDDLQEVMLGGDARPRKYDGITPLGAALLETDVPTIAAVNGAAVGWGMELCLLCDLRIASDRAKFGEIFVKRGLVPDAGGMTRLESIVGRQEALRLLLTGDIIDAQEALRLGLVLDVVEGGSLLDRARELAGAIAANPPLAVRRTKEGLRLAAERREYEKFGTWFSQAIADLKTTSDHKESVAAFLEKRTPRYTGE is encoded by the coding sequence ATGTACACCGACATCGTCTACGAGGAGTCCGACCACATCGGGGTCGTCACCATCAACAGGCCCGAGAAGCACAATGCGCTGCGCTTCACGACCTATGACGAGATCGAGGAGGTCGTGAGCACCACCCGGGCGAGAGCGCTGATCATCACCGGGGAGGGACGATCGTTCTGTTCGGGGGACGACCTCCAGGAGGTCATGCTCGGCGGAGACGCCCGGCCGCGGAAGTACGACGGGATCACCCCGCTGGGCGCCGCGCTGCTGGAGACCGACGTGCCGACGATCGCCGCTGTCAACGGTGCCGCTGTGGGCTGGGGCATGGAGCTCTGCCTCCTGTGCGACCTCCGCATCGCCTCCGACCGCGCGAAGTTCGGGGAGATCTTCGTCAAGCGCGGTCTCGTCCCCGATGCCGGCGGGATGACGCGGCTCGAGAGCATCGTCGGTCGGCAGGAGGCGCTGCGGCTGCTCCTCACCGGCGACATCATCGACGCGCAGGAGGCGCTCCGGCTCGGTCTCGTGCTCGATGTCGTCGAGGGCGGCAGCCTCCTCGATCGCGCGCGGGAGCTCGCGGGGGCGATCGCGGCCAACCCGCCGCTCGCCGTGCGCCGGACGAAGGAGGGTCTGCGTCTCGCCGCCGAACGCCGGGAGTACGAGAAGTTCGGGACCTGGTTTTCCCAGGCGATCGCGGATCTCAAGACCACGAGCGACCACAAGGAGTCGGTAGCCGCGTTCCTCGAGAAGCGCACCCCCCGCTACACAGGGGAGTAG
- a CDS encoding endonuclease/exonuclease/phosphatase family protein, producing MTFNIRRRMPHLLRRSPDAWSRRRSLVRRLVAAERPTVLCLQEALSDQTAWALASLGADYRGVGSGRGADGGGEGTPIVYDERRLRLLTWTQQALSDTPEVPGSRSWGNVFPRIVVSAGFADRETGRRFTVLNTHLDPLSPRSRLMAARVLRRAVESRGEPVVLTADANAHVGSPPYRELTRGGLLRDAWTTADRRLTENWGTYSNYRSPRRGGRRIDWLLVSGGITVEAAAVNAARFGGAAASDHEPVQAVIRLGAGSE from the coding sequence ATGACCTTCAACATCCGAAGGCGGATGCCTCACCTGCTGCGGCGCAGTCCGGATGCGTGGTCGCGGCGCAGGTCGCTGGTCCGCCGGCTGGTCGCAGCGGAGAGACCCACCGTGCTGTGCCTGCAGGAGGCGCTGTCCGACCAGACCGCGTGGGCGCTCGCGAGCCTCGGGGCCGACTATCGCGGCGTCGGCAGCGGGCGGGGCGCGGACGGCGGCGGCGAAGGCACCCCGATCGTTTACGACGAGCGGCGGCTCCGGCTCCTCACCTGGACGCAGCAGGCCCTCTCGGACACTCCGGAGGTGCCCGGTTCCCGCAGCTGGGGCAACGTGTTCCCGCGCATCGTCGTCAGCGCGGGATTCGCCGACCGCGAGACAGGGCGGCGATTCACCGTCCTCAACACCCACCTCGATCCCCTGTCGCCGCGCTCACGGCTGATGGCGGCCCGCGTCCTCCGGAGGGCGGTCGAATCGCGTGGCGAGCCCGTCGTGCTCACCGCCGATGCCAACGCGCACGTCGGTTCTCCTCCCTACCGGGAGCTCACCCGCGGAGGTCTGCTGCGCGACGCGTGGACCACAGCGGACCGGCGCCTCACCGAGAACTGGGGCACGTATTCGAACTACCGATCGCCGAGGAGGGGCGGCCGCCGCATCGATTGGCTGCTCGTCAGCGGAGGGATCACCGTGGAGGCCGCAGCGGTCAACGCCGCACGCTTCGGGGGAGCAGCGGCCTCCGACCACGAACCGGTGCAGGCCGTCATCCGCCTCGGCGCCGGCAGCGAATGA
- a CDS encoding sodium:solute symporter family protein: MTQYIPFAITAAYLVIAVVIGFRAGRGHDMNTTEGWGVGSRSMGPIVVYLLVAAGGVSAYTFMGSPGWAHDKGVPALYVVVYLAYMSMIAWYFGPRVWELGRRHGHTTQSSAIADRYESKLLGGLTAIIGSIGGIAYAVLQTIGSAYILNVMSFGLVPIWLGVIVTLAVISIYLFRSGLRAIGLTNAFQGALMFVVAWLVGLWAVNWFTGGFDARPIFERLQTEAPEFLTLPGALGDMGYAFWTSSILISFFSIWQAHWISWMGASSARGLRQATTYLPLYYLVLIPMIIVGFIGIFEYPDIAKSDQVAIQLAVDNMPIVVAGLLGAGTLAASMSSSEPNIHATALTYSKDVLQPLFKLSDTRTGRISRWLIFPIMALVIAPISIMEPASLVYILLIGYGFISQLFPTLMGIFFWPRATAAGAIAGLVAGFLVTVLFSFVFVHPLGVHAGIWGLAVNVPILVIVSFMTKPASEATLARFFDDDPARRPAEPEAG, encoded by the coding sequence ATGACGCAGTACATCCCGTTCGCCATCACCGCCGCGTATCTCGTCATCGCCGTCGTCATCGGCTTCCGCGCCGGGCGCGGCCACGACATGAACACCACCGAGGGCTGGGGCGTCGGCAGCCGCAGCATGGGGCCGATCGTCGTCTACCTCCTCGTCGCCGCCGGCGGCGTGAGCGCCTACACCTTCATGGGATCGCCCGGCTGGGCGCACGACAAGGGCGTCCCGGCGCTCTACGTCGTCGTCTACCTCGCGTACATGTCGATGATCGCGTGGTACTTCGGTCCGCGCGTCTGGGAGCTCGGCCGCAGGCACGGTCACACGACGCAGTCCTCGGCGATCGCGGATCGCTACGAGAGCAAGCTCCTCGGCGGGCTGACCGCGATCATCGGCTCGATCGGCGGAATCGCGTACGCGGTCCTCCAGACGATCGGATCGGCCTACATCCTCAATGTCATGAGCTTCGGCCTCGTCCCGATCTGGCTCGGCGTCATCGTCACCCTCGCGGTGATCTCGATCTACCTGTTCCGCAGCGGACTGCGCGCCATCGGCCTGACGAACGCCTTCCAGGGCGCGCTGATGTTCGTCGTGGCCTGGCTCGTCGGGCTGTGGGCGGTCAACTGGTTCACCGGCGGATTCGACGCCCGCCCGATCTTCGAGCGCCTCCAGACCGAGGCACCGGAGTTCCTCACCCTCCCCGGTGCGCTCGGCGACATGGGTTACGCGTTCTGGACGAGCTCGATCCTCATCTCGTTCTTCTCGATCTGGCAGGCGCACTGGATCTCGTGGATGGGGGCCAGCTCGGCGCGCGGTCTGCGCCAGGCCACGACCTACCTGCCGCTCTACTACCTGGTCCTCATCCCGATGATCATCGTGGGCTTCATCGGCATCTTCGAGTACCCGGACATCGCGAAGTCGGATCAGGTGGCCATCCAGCTGGCCGTCGACAACATGCCGATCGTCGTCGCCGGCCTGCTCGGCGCGGGAACGCTCGCGGCGTCGATGTCCTCGAGCGAACCGAACATCCATGCCACCGCGCTGACCTACAGCAAGGACGTGCTGCAGCCGCTGTTCAAGCTCTCGGACACGCGGACGGGGAGGATCTCCCGGTGGCTGATCTTCCCGATCATGGCCCTCGTCATCGCGCCGATCTCGATCATGGAACCGGCGAGCCTCGTCTACATCCTGCTCATCGGCTACGGGTTCATCAGCCAGCTGTTCCCCACGCTCATGGGGATCTTCTTCTGGCCGCGCGCCACCGCCGCCGGCGCGATCGCGGGACTCGTCGCCGGGTTCCTCGTCACCGTGCTCTTCTCCTTCGTGTTCGTCCACCCGCTCGGTGTGCACGCGGGCATCTGGGGACTCGCGGTCAACGTCCCGATCCTCGTCATCGTCTCGTTCATGACGAAGCCGGCGTCGGAGGCGACCCTCGCCCGCTTCTTCGACGACGACCCGGCCCGGCGGCCGGCGGAGCCCGAGGCGGGCTGA
- a CDS encoding enoyl-CoA hydratase/isomerase family protein — MTGVELERTGAGVAVIRFLRPEKRNALRFVDLDAFEASMVEAAADGDIRALVITGSGGSFCAGIDLSDLAGRSPEERGRPESRAESLDRWKLISFPKPVVVAVDGPAVGMGVEITCQADIRIGSPDAVFAWNFGARGLVPDMGVSPVVLPAIVGLPTALDLLFSGRRLPADEALRCGYLSEIADDPVVRAVELAGRLSQLSPFALKHTKDLVYRALLGSDDHFGRHDAALQACFDSDDHHEGVASFLEKRAPQFAPAAFPTQKKEGI; from the coding sequence ATGACCGGCGTCGAGCTCGAGAGGACCGGGGCGGGAGTCGCTGTCATCCGGTTCCTGCGACCGGAGAAGCGGAACGCCCTGCGATTCGTCGACCTCGACGCGTTCGAGGCGTCGATGGTCGAAGCCGCTGCGGACGGCGACATCCGTGCGCTCGTCATCACCGGCAGCGGCGGGTCGTTCTGCGCCGGGATCGATCTGTCCGACCTGGCAGGTCGGAGTCCGGAGGAGCGCGGCAGGCCGGAGAGCCGCGCGGAGTCTCTCGATCGATGGAAGCTCATCTCGTTCCCCAAGCCGGTGGTCGTCGCGGTCGACGGCCCTGCCGTGGGCATGGGAGTGGAGATCACCTGCCAGGCCGACATCCGCATCGGCTCGCCCGATGCGGTCTTCGCGTGGAACTTCGGTGCGCGCGGCCTCGTGCCGGACATGGGAGTGAGTCCGGTGGTGCTGCCGGCGATCGTCGGGCTCCCCACCGCACTCGATCTCCTGTTCTCCGGCCGCAGACTTCCGGCCGACGAAGCTCTCCGCTGCGGCTACCTCTCCGAGATCGCGGACGATCCGGTCGTGCGCGCGGTCGAGCTGGCGGGCCGGCTCTCCCAGCTGTCCCCGTTCGCGCTCAAGCACACCAAGGACCTCGTCTACCGGGCGCTGCTCGGATCCGACGACCACTTCGGTCGGCACGATGCCGCGCTGCAGGCGTGCTTCGACTCGGACGACCACCACGAGGGCGTGGCATCGTTCCTCGAGAAGCGGGCGCCGCAGTTCGCCCCTGCCGCGTTCCCGACGCAGAAGAAGGAGGGGATCTGA